The genomic DNA GACATTAAAAACTCCGAATATGATAAAGACCTGACCTtatgtgtattacatatataGTGCAAATACAGTGTATATTTTGGAAGGAGGCTGAGATTGAAATAGATAAAACAGTAGTCAGGCTGTGTGTTGCTCAGGGCCAGATGTCTTTGCAGGTCACTTGCAAAGGTGTCTGTCCTAGGCCTGACCAGTCTTGTGGCTCACATCTCACATTCCTTTTCCTGCCAGGTTTCAGAGGCTGTGTTAATATCCCAACTGAAACCACatcaagaaaaatcaaattttgttATCAAGACCCCAAAGGTAATGCCTTTTGCCTCACCGTATCCTATTAGATGCCTTGAGGATTGCCTTCTGCTCCGCTTGTCTTTTCCTAACcccttttaatgtctttttagaGTAATTTCATTATGCTTGAGGTACTGATTGGGCTCAGTCATCTGAACTCAAAGGGATTTTAACTTCAGATTTtcttgtatagattttttttttaagattttatttatttattcatgagagacacaaagagaggcagagacacaggtagagggagaagcaggccctatgcaggaagccggatgtgggacttgatcccgggactctgggatcatgccctgagccaagggcagacgctcaaccactgagccacccaggcatccctagtatgGCTTTTTAACCCTTTGTCTtaaatggatttgtttttttgtctgtgttttcAGTATGGCTGCTTTTGGTTTCCAGGGCACCAGAGATCTTAGTCCCCAGCAGATGGTTGTGAGGGAGAAAATTCTTGATATGGTTATTGACTGCTTTAAACGTCATGGAGCAAAGAGGCTAGATACTCCAGCATTTGAGCTTAAGGTAAGAGGAGAGAGTGCTGGAACTCCCATTTCTTTATCTGCCTTTAGTTTCCTGAAGAGCTTTTAGTCTGTGTTCTGGAGTCCTCCTTTGAACTTTGGTGGGTTTTGTTTGATTCCTGCAGGAAATGCTCACTGAGAAATATGGAGAAGACTCTGGACTAATCTATGATCTGAAGGATCAGGGTGGAGAGCTACTGTCCCTGCGCTATGACCTTACTGTATCTTTCTGAGTGTTAGAGACTGACCTCTCTTTCCAAACCCAGGGGAGTTTCTTTGACAAAAGGGACAACTGTGCATCTGGAATCCCATAGGTCTTTTTGCAGCAGCCTTTACTTCCAGTTCCTCCCAGAAGGCAATTCTACCAGCAGAGCCTGGCCCAGATCACTGTCACTTAACTTTACTGTGTATCAGACTCCCTTGGGGAAGATTATAGAAATACCAGGTATCTGGTGCCTAGCCCCAGATATTAATTCTgtacctgatgtgggattcagcaatctgcattttatttttttaaatatatatttttttatttatttatgatagtcacacagagagagagagagagagaggcagagacataggcagagggagaagcaggctccatgcaccgggagcccgacgtgggattcgatcccgggtctccaggatcgcgccctgagccaaaggcaggcgccaaaccgctgcgctacccagagatcccagcaatctgcattttaaacaggCACCTGGGGTCATGAAGAGACAGGTGGTTCTTAGCCTATACTTAAGaaacaaggacattaaaaaaaataaagaaacattgaCATAGAAGTTACAGGCAAATCTAGGTTCTCAAACTTGACCATTTTGAAATGGTTGAGAATTGATCTGAATGGGAAGGGAACAACCCATACTTGGAGTTCTTGGGTCATTTCTCTTTCAATAGATAGCAGGCCAGCTTCCCTTGTTCTTTTACTGAACTTGCACTTTCGCTTGGTGGGattccttcattcctttatattgAATGTCAAGTACTGCTAGACCTTGGGGATAGTGGGAAACAAGACAGAGAAGGTTCTTGTTTTCATCCTAGTGGAAGAGATCCAATTGGTAATGGCCCAGTCCTCCAAATGTCTGTACAGTGGGCCTAAGCTTTGGATGCAGTAAACTTTCTCCTTAACCTGTTTATGTGAGGTCCCTTTTGCACGTTATCTCGCCATGAATAAAGTGAAAAGGATGAAACGCTACCAAGTTGGAAAGGTATGGCGACGAGAGAGCCCAACCATAGTCCAAGGCCGCTACAGGGAATTCTGCCAGTGTGTAAGTGACCTGATGGAGGCAGCAGGGTTTGATAGTTTGAGGGGCTACTACCTAGGAACTGGCTGCTCAGtgaagattttttcccccctttttctgATTTGCTGTAGGATTTTGACATTGCTGGTCAGTTTGACCCTATGATCCCTGATGCAGAGTGTTTGAAGATCATGTGTGAAGTCCTAAGTGGTTTGCAGCTGGGGGACTTTCTCATTAAGGTGAGACCAGGACTGAGGACCGAGTGGAGAAGTCTGGATTTGGCCTGATGCTGTCCCAGAACATCAGTGACCCCAGCCTTTAAGCCTATAGATCTGGGACTTTCTCAGTAGAGCTGTTGTcttttatctatatctatatagtCACCCTATGGAATTTTCTTTCTGCACCTTTTATGAGACAGGCTAATAGGGACTGCCATTGTTTTGAGGGAAAGGCATTGACAAGgcacttgggttatttccactgAGTTCACAGGTCAATGATCGGCGGATTTTGGATGGGATATTGGCTGTCTGTGCTGTTCCTCAAAGCAAGTTCCATGCCATCTGCTCCTCTATAGACAAATTAGACAAGGTAACTAAAAACACATACTTCAGTAGACCATATTAAAGTCTGTGCCCTGCCCTCAAATCTTTACCCCTAGAGGAAAATAAGGAGATGGTGACTGGAAGTGAGCTTTTACTGGGGAAGATAAGAAGACCTTCTGAAGCAAGACCTGTGTTTATTGTGCAGTGTATTGACTATGCCTGCGTTTCCTAAGCTGCCTCTGACTTTGCTGCGTGTAGTGTTAGCTATTTGTGACCTTTCCAGTTAGATGAAGAAGGATCTTGGAACTGGGTTAATGTTTGGGTGTTTGCACAGATACCTTGGAAAGATGTGAGACATGAGATGGTGGCAAAGAAAGGCCTGGCTCCTGAAGTGGCTGATAGAATTGGTGACTATGTCCAACGTCATGGTAAGAACCAGCGTTTTCAGAGCTATGTGATAGAACTGGAGTAAAGGGGATGTGTATACAACTTCTATCTCTGAAACAGCACCTTTCCGAAGATATGCTAAGTGCCAGAGCCTGGCCTGAATTTAATTTccctttcacttagtgtaatgacCGCTTTATGTCATCAGATGGCAAAGGCAGAAGAGGAGTCTAGTCATTAGagatcaggattttttttttataaataagaaaatgaggatTCGTTGGAGCACATGAGGTATAAATTTGGATAAAACACCTCATTGAATAGCACAGACCTTATTTCTCCCATATGTCTCCACAGGTGGGGTATCCCTGGTAGAGGAAATGTTCCAGGATTCTAGACTATCCCAGAACAAGCAGGCCTTAGAGGGTTTGGGGGACTTGAGGTTACTATTTGAATACCTGACTTTATTTGGAATTGCTGAGAAGGTAAGCTGAGTTGAGAATGGACTTCCTGCTGAACTTTGGGGATCTCAGCGTCCTAAGTCTTTTTTGGGGACTTACTGTGGTCTTATTCCCACAGATCTCTTTTGACTTAAGCCTAGCTCGGGGCCTGGACTACTATACTGGAGTGATCTATGAAGCAGTGCTACTACAGACCCCAGCTCAGGCTGAGGAGTGCCTCAATGTGGGCAGTGTGGCTGCTGGTGGACGCTACGATGGGCTGGTGGGCGTGTTTGACCCCAAGGGCCACACGGTGCCATGTGTGGGACTCAGTATTGGGGTGGAGCGAATCTTTGCCATTTTGGAAGAGAGGATGAAGGTAGGTCCTAGGTAGGGGTGCATTTGGGCTGGAGACTAAAGACTCatgtttgggcagccccagtggcgcagcggtttagtgccgtctgcagcctggggcgtgatcctggagacccgggatggagtcccacatcgggctccctgcatggagcctgcttctccctctgcctgtatgtctgcctctctttctctctgtgtctctatgaataaataaataaaatcttaaaaaaaaaataaagactcatgTTTGTGGATATACAGTTAGACTGTTTTTCTGATgatccttttgtctttttttttttttaagtagtgatACACAGGAGTTTTTTAttagttttgctttcctttctctctttaatCAGACTGCTGGTCTGAAGATACGGACCACAGAGACCCAAGTGTTTGTGGCTACACCACAGAAGAACTTTCTTCATGAACGGTTGAAGCTAATTTCAGAGCTTTGGGATGCTGGGATCAAGGTATGGTAGAACTGGTGTCCAAGTCATTGAGGTATATATGGCCATTCAGGTGGCCATTTCTACCTTATGCCTAAGATGGAACTCAAGACTTTTCTGGCGTTTACTAGAGTGTCTTCTAGTAGGAGGGCTAGCTCCTCATTTCTTTGGAAATGCTTGAGTAATGTGGTCGCTTCTAAGCCCTTACTCTCTCTTCACCCTTTTCAGGCAGAGCTGCTGTATAAGAACAACCCTAAACTACTAACTCAGCTGCATTACTGTGAGCACATGGGCATTCCACTGGTGGTCATTATTGGTGAGCAAGAACTGAAAGAAGGGGTAATCAAGCTTCGTTCAGTGGCCAGCAGGGAGGAGGTGAGTGGGAAATAGAACCAAGTGTTTCTACCTTTCTTagattcttttaagaaatatgtatCTTATGGTTGAGGAAATATCTCCAGGGTTAATAGTGGTAGAGATGAATGAAGACCCATTCAGGCAACCCTTTAGCCAGTGAATATTAGCTAGGAGGGCAGAAggacaaatgaaatcttaatggGTATTTTGAGACCAAtccaatgaaatctttttttttttttttttttttaatttttatttatttatgatagccacacacacacagagagagagagaggcagagacacaggcagagggagaagcaggctccatgcaccgggagcccgatgtgggattcgatccccgggtctccaggatcgcgccctgggccaaaggcaggcgccaaaccactgcgccacccagggatcccccaatccaATGAAATAAACATAGATCAGTtgtttgactctctctctctctctctctctctctcacacacacacacacacacacacacacacacactcactctcacaagattttattttttaagtgatctctccACCCtgcttggggctcaaactcacaaccccgaggtcaagagtcacatgctctaccaattcagccaggcaggtgccccagataTGTGAATCTCTTTAGTCTTGAAAGCGTAATTCTTCAGTTCATCTTGAAGCCCACACTTCTTCCTACTGATTACATAAAGTAGTGGGATCAGATACAGGGTAAAATGAATCTGGAAAAGCAGTGACTAGGAATCTAGAATCACTTTCTAGTTTGTCACATGAAGGTTCTCTTTTGTGTTACAGGTGGCTATTAAACGGGAAAATCTTGTGGCTGAAATTCAGAAGAAACTATCTGAGTCTTGATCCTTGCCTGCTTGCCATCTGCTGCTCTTTCTAGAAGACGTTTCTTCTAGGACTGAGTTCCTGATGGACTTTGCAGTTGCTGGCCAGGATGGGTGACAagttcctctgcctcctccatccTTTCTGGGTACAAAGCTGTAGGAGGTCCTGAGGACTCCTGGGCTAGTGTGAGCAGCTATTCTGCATGGGTGCAGATGGCTGGTATGTGAAAGAGACATGCTCTAACTGCAGAGACAGATGGCAGATTTGAAGTGCCATGGAATGCTGCCAACAGGTGCTGAGATGGTTGCTTTGAGCAAGGCTCTAGGAAGGTTGCCCCAGGCTGGGACCATTGAGATAAGAAGTCAGATACGTGGCCTTCCATTGTGGCTTCTGAACCAGATTCTGGGAAATTTGTCCACAACCTGCCCTTGGCTTGTCCAGGGAGTA from Canis lupus dingo isolate Sandy chromosome 2, ASM325472v2, whole genome shotgun sequence includes the following:
- the HARS2 gene encoding histidine--tRNA ligase, mitochondrial isoform X3, which translates into the protein MAAFGFQGTRDLSPQQMVVREKILDMVIDCFKRHGAKRLDTPAFELKEMLTEKYGEDSGLIYDLKDQGGELLSLRYDLTVPFARYLAMNKVKRMKRYQVGKVWRRESPTIVQGRYREFCQCDFDIAGQFDPMIPDAECLKIMCEVLSGLQLGDFLIKVNDRRILDGILAVCAVPQSKFHAICSSIDKLDKIPWKDVRHEMVAKKGLAPEVADRIGDYVQRHGGVSLVEEMFQDSRLSQNKQALEGLGDLRLLFEYLTLFGIAEKISFDLSLARGLDYYTGVIYEAVLLQTPAQAEECLNVGSVAAGGRYDGLVGVFDPKGHTVPCVGLSIGVERIFAILEERMKTAGLKIRTTETQVFVATPQKNFLHERLKLISELWDAGIKAELLYKNNPKLLTQLHYCEHMGIPLVVIIGEQELKEGVIKLRSVASREEVAIKRENLVAEIQKKLSES
- the HARS2 gene encoding histidine--tRNA ligase, mitochondrial isoform X1, with the protein product MMPPFGLLHRRAWASLFGQLLRPSGLVCIGEVHFHSQVSEAVLISQLKPHQEKSNFVIKTPKGTRDLSPQQMVVREKILDMVIDCFKRHGAKRLDTPAFELKEMLTEKYGEDSGLIYDLKDQGGELLSLRYDLTVPFARYLAMNKVKRMKRYQVGKVWRRESPTIVQGRYREFCQCDFDIAGQFDPMIPDAECLKIMCEVLSGLQLGDFLIKVNDRRILDGILAVCAVPQSKFHAICSSIDKLDKIPWKDVRHEMVAKKGLAPEVADRIGDYVQRHGGVSLVEEMFQDSRLSQNKQALEGLGDLRLLFEYLTLFGIAEKISFDLSLARGLDYYTGVIYEAVLLQTPAQAEECLNVGSVAAGGRYDGLVGVFDPKGHTVPCVGLSIGVERIFAILEERMKTAGLKIRTTETQVFVATPQKNFLHERLKLISELWDAGIKAELLYKNNPKLLTQLHYCEHMGIPLVVIIGEQELKEGVIKLRSVASREEVAIKRENLVAEIQKKLSES
- the HARS2 gene encoding histidine--tRNA ligase, mitochondrial isoform X2; its protein translation is MMPPFGLLHRRAWASLFGQLLRPSGLVCIGEVHFHSQVSEAVLISQLKPHQEKSNFVIKTPKGTRDLSPQQMVVREKILDMVIDCFKRHGAKRLDTPAFELKEMLTEKYGEDSGLIYDLKDQGGELLSLRYDLTVPFARYLAMNKVKRMKRYQVGKVWRRESPTIVQGRYREFCQCDFDIAGQFDPMIPDAECLKIMCEVLSGLQLGDFLIKIPWKDVRHEMVAKKGLAPEVADRIGDYVQRHGGVSLVEEMFQDSRLSQNKQALEGLGDLRLLFEYLTLFGIAEKISFDLSLARGLDYYTGVIYEAVLLQTPAQAEECLNVGSVAAGGRYDGLVGVFDPKGHTVPCVGLSIGVERIFAILEERMKTAGLKIRTTETQVFVATPQKNFLHERLKLISELWDAGIKAELLYKNNPKLLTQLHYCEHMGIPLVVIIGEQELKEGVIKLRSVASREEVAIKRENLVAEIQKKLSES
- the HARS2 gene encoding histidine--tRNA ligase, mitochondrial isoform X4; translation: MVVREKILDMVIDCFKRHGAKRLDTPAFELKEMLTEKYGEDSGLIYDLKDQGGELLSLRYDLTVPFARYLAMNKVKRMKRYQVGKVWRRESPTIVQGRYREFCQCDFDIAGQFDPMIPDAECLKIMCEVLSGLQLGDFLIKVNDRRILDGILAVCAVPQSKFHAICSSIDKLDKIPWKDVRHEMVAKKGLAPEVADRIGDYVQRHGGVSLVEEMFQDSRLSQNKQALEGLGDLRLLFEYLTLFGIAEKISFDLSLARGLDYYTGVIYEAVLLQTPAQAEECLNVGSVAAGGRYDGLVGVFDPKGHTVPCVGLSIGVERIFAILEERMKTAGLKIRTTETQVFVATPQKNFLHERLKLISELWDAGIKAELLYKNNPKLLTQLHYCEHMGIPLVVIIGEQELKEGVIKLRSVASREEVAIKRENLVAEIQKKLSES